A genomic window from Daphnia magna isolate NIES linkage group LG9, ASM2063170v1.1, whole genome shotgun sequence includes:
- the LOC116930664 gene encoding uncharacterized protein LOC116930664, with product MIPTSARWWVYLVGLLLHLVSGLEECQIDSDCFSSDVYCLDGYCDGHCIPCQNFLRQPPYLGGCAKNKEDLWLVYPRGCPRGARRIPTRLSM from the exons ATGATTCCAACTTCCGCAAGGTGGTGGGTTTACCTTGTCGGGCTGCTTTTACACCTCGTCAGCGGATTGGAAGAG TGTCAAATAGATTCAGATTGTTTTTCGTCTGATGTCTACTGCTTGGATGGCTATTGTGACGGACATTGCATCCCCTGCCAAAACTTCCTACGACAACCTCCTTATTTAGGCGGATGTGCCAAGAATAAGGAGGACCTGTGGCTCGTGTATCCCAGG GGCTGCCCCAGAGGAGCACGTAGGATTCCAACACGCCTTTCGATGTGA
- the LOC116930474 gene encoding uncharacterized protein LOC116930474, with protein MGDTNERSCLPIFARIIATLIFVVMFSLTFRGALPILLGNNQTSHIFDKTTQLNDGNVPIAGNTDPPVPIESTPTNSFDTRFVTRLEIEHQLTPDDTSMDDEEFAPVTTSITVDRPIVEANSSTLTTPMTSLDIEPELSLSTVHFGPFSPKLEDIPLLGEFILIKDLGVFLPEDRSGYTIPNLEDVALLPMDSKTAVATSIEPQLNENKNNEFVVTADESALSTLVIEDVLLHDNQGVTFQMKQTSAETPTTTTLALPSFEVEADEVTPEISPTLERYEDVSNDLILQTTVPVSADEILNTAVLPSSRATAVITRPAPFPDFVFSPKNRPLRPVITAEKVSAQHSYDFFTERVSYAKSVEICRQIGQGSRLLSIQSAHEERIVDAYVKSHQKEIFGYAEEYSRYVWTGGYFDLESHQPYELRWVDHPTPTEASSFWNFCPESKDVQLVIDQALSLLKAQTSGASNLNPCDRRWAHVILDFTGHRIGRSCWQILDRDILSADGWKLPFICKR; from the coding sequence atgGGAGATACTAATGAAAGGTCGTGCCTTCCTATTTTTGCCAGGATCATTGCGACACTCATATTCGTCGTCATGTTCTCTCTCACGTTTAGAGGGGCTCTGCCCATATTGCTTGGCAATAATCAAACCAGCCATATATTCGACAAGACCACTCAACTTAACGATGGAAATGTCCCAATAGCCGGAAACACTGACCCTCCTGTGCCGATCGAGAGCACACCAACCAACTCATTCGATACTAGATTTGTTACCAGGTTAGAGATCGAACATCAGTTGACACCTGACGATACCAGCATGGACGATGAAGAATTCGCACCTGTGACGACCAGCATTACTGTTGACAGACCGATTGTAGAAGCTAACAGTTCTACCCTAACAACTCCAATGACGTCTTTGGACATAGAACCTGAATTGTCCCTTTCGACAGTACATTTTGGACCTTTCAGTCCCAAATTGGAAGATATTCCTTTACTCGGCGAGTTTATCTTAATAAAAGACCTAGGTGTTTTTCTACCTGAAGACCGATCTGGGTACACCATTCCAAATCTCGAAGATGTTGCTCTTCTCCCCATGGACAGTAAAACTGCAGTGGCCACTTCGATAGAGCCCCAACTAAACGAAAATAAGAACAATGAATTCGTTGTTACAGCTGATGAATCTGCTCTTTCCACTCTGGTTATTGAAGATGTTTTGCTACACGACAATCAAGGAGTCacatttcaaatgaaacaaacatCTGCTGAAACTCCTACTACAACAACACTTGCTTTACCTAGTTTCGAAGTTGAAGCGGATGAAGTAACTCCAGAAATAAGTCCGACTCTTGAGCGGTACGAAGATGTGTCAAACGACTTAATTCTGCAGACAACCGTTCCGGTCAGTGCTGATGAAATTCTTAATACTGCAGTTTTACCTTCATCGAGGGCGACGGCAGTTATAACGAGACCAGCTCCGTTTCCCGATTTTGTATTTTCACCGAAAAATCGCCCTCTTCGACCGGTAATCACGGCAGAGAAAGTATCGGCCCAACATAGTTACGATTTCTTCACGGAGCGCGTCAGTTACGCAAAAAGCGTTGAAATTTGTCGTCAGATCGGCCAAGGATCGCGTTTACTTTCGATCCAATCAGCGCATGAAGAACGCATCGTAGATGCTTACGTGAAATCCCATCAGAAAGAAATATTTGGATATGCCGAAGAATATTCGCGATACGTTTGGACGGGTGGTTATTTTGATTTGGAATCCCACCAACCATACGAATTGCGCTGGGTCGATCATCCGACACCAACGGAAGCCTCCTCTTTCTGGAACTTTTGTCCAGAATCGAAAGATGTCCAGTTGGTGATCGACCAGGCTTTATCCTTATTGAAAGCCCAAACATCCGGAGCGTCCAATCTGAATCCCTGCGACCGGCGCTGGGCTCACGTCATTCTGGATTTTACTGGCCACCGTATCGGTCGCAGTTGCTGGCAAATACTCGACAGAGACATCCTGTCAGCTGACGGCTGGAAGCTACCTTTTATCTgtaagagataa